A single region of the Legionella oakridgensis ATCC 33761 = DSM 21215 genome encodes:
- a CDS encoding TolC family protein: MRALSFLIFLAFSQFGFSQKPVDLLNCFADAARNDPTYQAQLAIYKAQIQILPEKFSALLPQITLNADLDREYRSNSFYPGGNFNTDRGGLLASQTIFNFTQFKQLAQAKYSVQSAYATLCAQQQDLMIRTATAFFDVLRARDLLSFTEIQKNTFLSN, translated from the coding sequence GTGCGCGCTTTATCATTTTTGATTTTTTTGGCATTTTCTCAATTCGGCTTTTCCCAAAAGCCAGTTGATTTATTAAATTGTTTTGCCGATGCTGCCAGAAATGATCCTACCTATCAGGCGCAGCTTGCCATCTACAAAGCGCAAATACAGATCTTGCCTGAAAAATTCTCCGCTTTACTTCCACAAATTACGCTCAATGCAGATTTAGACCGAGAATACAGAAGTAACAGTTTTTACCCTGGAGGAAATTTTAATACCGATCGTGGAGGGCTTCTTGCAAGTCAAACCATCTTTAATTTCACCCAATTTAAACAGCTGGCACAAGCAAAATATTCTGTACAATCGGCTTATGCGACTTTATGTGCACAACAACAGGATTTAATGATACGTACAGCAACAGCTTTTTTTGACGTATTGCGGGCTCGCGATTTACTGAGCTTTACCGAAATACAAAAAAATACATTTCTGAGCAATTGA
- a CDS encoding PA0069 family radical SAM protein, which translates to MKHNQTTKNRGALSNPEGRFEPLTYEQVDDGWDREEETLPPLETCLLPETAKTIISRNDSPDLGFEQSINPYRGCEHGCIYCYARPSHSYVNLSAGLDFETKIFYKVDAARILERELNKARYVCKPIVLGANTDPYQPAEATLKITRSLLEVLKDHQHPVILITKNTLIERDLDLLAPMAKNNLAKVAISVTTLSTQLKRIMEPRTSAPAGRLRVIKHLANHQIPVRVMVAPIIPMVNDMEMEKILLAASQAGASHASYVLIRLPYEVKDLFQEWLTKHFPQRAEHIMSLIRQMRGGKDYDAQFGSRMRGEGAFANLLATRFRLACKRFNLNNAPSPELDLKKFRKKDNTDFKQSSLLDEMTG; encoded by the coding sequence ATGAAGCATAATCAAACCACTAAAAATCGCGGGGCTCTCAGCAATCCGGAAGGCCGATTTGAACCATTGACCTATGAACAGGTTGATGATGGTTGGGATCGAGAGGAGGAAACATTACCGCCTTTGGAAACCTGTCTTTTACCTGAGACTGCAAAAACCATTATTAGCCGCAATGATTCTCCTGATCTAGGATTTGAGCAATCGATCAATCCTTATCGAGGCTGCGAACACGGGTGTATTTATTGTTATGCGAGACCAAGTCATTCTTATGTCAACTTATCCGCAGGCCTTGATTTTGAAACCAAAATTTTTTACAAAGTCGACGCTGCCAGGATTTTAGAAAGGGAATTGAACAAAGCTCGATACGTATGTAAGCCCATTGTTTTAGGGGCTAACACAGATCCTTACCAACCAGCAGAAGCAACGCTTAAAATAACCCGCTCCCTATTGGAGGTATTAAAAGATCATCAACATCCTGTCATTCTTATTACTAAAAATACACTGATTGAACGCGATCTTGATTTATTAGCACCTATGGCAAAAAATAATCTTGCAAAAGTCGCCATCAGTGTCACAACACTTTCAACGCAATTAAAGCGTATCATGGAACCACGCACAAGCGCTCCCGCTGGGCGACTAAGAGTCATCAAACATTTAGCAAACCATCAAATTCCGGTACGTGTCATGGTTGCTCCGATTATTCCCATGGTTAATGATATGGAAATGGAAAAAATATTACTCGCAGCAAGTCAAGCAGGTGCGAGTCATGCCAGCTATGTTCTAATCCGATTACCTTATGAAGTAAAAGATTTATTTCAAGAATGGCTGACAAAACATTTTCCACAGCGGGCAGAACATATCATGAGCCTAATTCGTCAAATGCGTGGAGGCAAAGACTACGATGCCCAATTTGGCAGCCGCATGCGCGGTGAAGGAGCGTTTGCCAATTTACTAGCCACAAGATTTCGGCTTGCCTGTAAACGTTTTAATTTAAATAATGCGCCCTCTCCAGAGCTGGATTTAAAAAAATTTAGAAAAAAAGACAACACAGACTTTAAGCAATCAAGCTTATTGGATGAAATGACTGGATAA
- the msrA gene encoding peptide-methionine (S)-S-oxide reductase MsrA, whose product MNTLSGLLLLRHHVSLQLCKLCFSMMALLFASTSVAKPEIAIFAGGCFWCVEADFDKLKGVISTTSGFDGGQIKNPTYEQVSAGGTNYVESVLVAFDPEQVSYATLVEYYFHHIDPTVKDKQFCDEGRQYRSVIFFLNPEQKQVASSILEKIKKKFPIVYTEIIPSTHFYPAETYHQDYYRKNPLRYKYYRYRCGRDARIHEVWEHEQS is encoded by the coding sequence ATGAATACTCTATCTGGCCTACTATTACTAAGACACCATGTTTCCCTCCAATTGTGCAAACTGTGTTTCAGCATGATGGCATTATTATTTGCATCGACCAGCGTCGCCAAACCGGAGATAGCCATCTTTGCTGGGGGGTGTTTCTGGTGCGTAGAAGCTGATTTTGACAAGCTAAAAGGTGTCATTTCCACAACGTCAGGCTTTGACGGGGGACAGATTAAAAACCCAACGTATGAACAAGTGTCTGCCGGTGGGACCAATTATGTGGAATCCGTTCTGGTTGCTTTTGATCCTGAGCAAGTCAGTTATGCCACTCTGGTTGAGTATTATTTTCACCACATTGACCCCACCGTAAAAGATAAACAGTTTTGTGATGAAGGACGCCAATATCGCTCGGTGATTTTCTTTCTCAATCCTGAGCAAAAGCAAGTTGCTTCTTCCATTTTGGAAAAAATAAAGAAAAAATTCCCAATCGTATATACAGAAATCATACCTTCAACTCATTTCTATCCTGCTGAAACTTATCATCAAGATTATTATCGCAAAAATCCGCTAAGATATAAGTATTACCGTTATCGATGCGGTCGAGATGCTCGTATTCACGAGGTGTGGGAACATGAACAATCATAG
- a CDS encoding transporter substrate-binding domain-containing protein, translating to MQNKRVGVLQGRGYHNYLYQNFLDKFTIITYKNPRKLLTDLRNGTVDAIFANYLSVLYLEHQYPTYIKALREPINVGNGLGIAALPDNQRQVDQINNIILQLESDGTFIKLYNYNFEFID from the coding sequence TTGCAAAATAAGCGTGTAGGGGTATTACAAGGTCGAGGGTACCATAATTATCTATATCAAAATTTCTTAGATAAATTTACCATCATAACCTATAAGAATCCGCGTAAATTATTAACTGACCTAAGAAATGGAACAGTAGATGCCATATTTGCAAATTACTTATCCGTTTTATACTTAGAACATCAATATCCAACGTATATTAAAGCATTGAGAGAACCTATTAATGTAGGCAATGGACTTGGCATTGCGGCTTTGCCAGATAATCAAAGGCAAGTCGACCAAATTAACAATATAATATTACAGCTGGAGTCTGATGGCACTTTTATTAAATTGTATAATTATAATTTTGAATTTATTGATTGA
- a CDS encoding HlyD family type I secretion periplasmic adaptor subunit, translating to MRTLCGDHTINVDKPRSQYKKIIFYSFLVIFIFFGGFLMWATLAPLESAAIAPGKVIVAGNRRVIQHWEGGIIKKLYVKDGSTIKESDLLIKLDDIQAKAAAQINQNDYWELLGVQARLYAEIDQEKSIQFPPVLLHTNDIKAQEIIKLQQAIFMSNQKNFNDTVNIYKQRIGQLQEQIRGKQAQLMANQEQFGYINQELKDVRILATKKLIKQSRLLALQREAANLAGKQGEAQSAIAELEQKIGETKLEIIAMTDKQRKELLAELRETQKKLNEAYERMKASSDTLIRTEIRSPITGTVINLKVHTVGGVIKPGEPIMDIVPTHEALIIEAKLNPLDIDVVQRGLLAKVTLSGLSRRNTPTLLGQVIHVSADVLLDSQTNKPYFDVQVEIPAQELKN from the coding sequence ATTCGGACTTTATGCGGAGATCATACGATAAATGTTGATAAACCACGCTCCCAATATAAAAAAATTATTTTCTACAGCTTTTTAGTTATTTTTATTTTTTTTGGTGGTTTTCTGATGTGGGCGACACTGGCTCCTTTAGAAAGTGCAGCCATTGCGCCAGGAAAAGTCATTGTGGCGGGGAATAGACGAGTCATCCAACACTGGGAAGGTGGTATCATAAAAAAATTGTATGTTAAAGATGGAAGTACTATAAAAGAATCGGATTTATTAATTAAATTGGATGACATTCAAGCCAAAGCTGCGGCTCAAATTAATCAAAATGACTATTGGGAATTATTGGGTGTCCAAGCACGGCTTTATGCAGAAATTGATCAAGAAAAATCCATTCAGTTTCCCCCAGTTTTATTGCATACAAACGATATCAAAGCCCAGGAAATTATCAAATTACAGCAAGCCATTTTCATGTCGAACCAAAAAAATTTCAATGACACTGTGAATATTTACAAACAGCGCATTGGGCAATTACAAGAGCAAATCCGTGGGAAACAAGCACAATTAATGGCCAATCAGGAGCAATTCGGCTACATCAATCAAGAATTGAAAGACGTCAGAATTCTAGCGACCAAAAAACTCATTAAACAATCGCGTCTCCTTGCTCTACAGCGAGAGGCAGCCAATTTAGCAGGAAAACAGGGAGAAGCTCAATCAGCCATTGCGGAACTTGAACAAAAAATAGGTGAAACCAAACTGGAAATTATTGCAATGACCGATAAGCAACGAAAAGAACTACTAGCGGAACTGCGTGAAACTCAAAAAAAATTAAACGAAGCCTATGAGCGCATGAAAGCCAGTAGTGATACCTTGATTCGTACAGAAATACGTTCACCTATCACTGGTACGGTCATTAATCTAAAAGTGCACACCGTAGGAGGAGTGATTAAACCAGGTGAACCTATTATGGATATTGTACCTACTCATGAGGCTTTAATCATTGAAGCCAAGTTGAATCCATTGGACATTGATGTTGTTCAAAGAGGTTTACTGGCCAAAGTCACTTTAAGTGGTTTAAGCCGACGTAATACTCCCACCTTGTTAGGCCAAGTCATTCATGTGTCTGCTGATGTGCTATTGGATTCTCAGACTAATAAACCGTATTTTGATGTTCAGGTGGAAATTCCTGCTCAGGAATTAAAAAATTAA
- a CDS encoding TolC family protein: protein MFQGGLTVAQVRAAAANVQQAYADMNKQYLQAMADTRKSFTSIETGILRVNNVRLALHSNTMALNSAQEAYRAGELTITEILQIQGQLFSAQKQYAEYVYNYLLDLLLLKQAAGTLDVDSLAMINHWLLK, encoded by the coding sequence GTGTTTCAAGGAGGACTGACGGTTGCTCAAGTGAGAGCAGCAGCTGCCAATGTTCAACAGGCCTATGCCGATATGAATAAACAATATTTGCAAGCCATGGCGGATACGAGGAAATCATTTACGTCCATTGAGACTGGCATTTTGCGAGTAAACAATGTGCGATTAGCGCTGCACTCAAATACCATGGCTTTAAATAGCGCTCAAGAAGCGTATCGCGCGGGTGAGTTAACCATCACTGAAATTTTACAAATTCAAGGCCAATTGTTCAGTGCGCAAAAACAATATGCTGAATACGTTTACAATTATTTACTCGATCTTTTGTTGTTAAAACAGGCTGCAGGTACCCTTGATGTAGATAGTCTGGCTATGATTAATCACTGGTTATTGAAATGA
- a CDS encoding carboxymuconolactone decarboxylase family protein has product MRLSQETIRTIPWYLKPFFWNQKRKYGAYLEPARVWAVIPRLFIAVASVYGVLDRKKSPLSPELRSLISVRVAQMNGCRFCVDMNSALFVKRAHTNAKIQALAQWRESSLLTDLEKAALHYAEQMTQVNQEIDDECFNHLRHYFDEKTMIELTALIAFQNMSSKFNSALGIAPQGFCNKPTEQ; this is encoded by the coding sequence ATGCGCTTATCACAGGAAACAATACGAACCATTCCCTGGTATTTAAAACCTTTTTTCTGGAATCAAAAAAGAAAATATGGAGCATATCTCGAACCGGCGCGGGTTTGGGCGGTTATCCCCAGATTATTTATTGCAGTCGCCAGCGTTTATGGCGTACTGGATCGCAAAAAATCACCGCTGTCTCCCGAACTTCGTTCCTTAATCAGTGTGCGAGTGGCACAAATGAACGGGTGTCGATTTTGTGTTGATATGAATTCGGCTTTATTTGTTAAGCGTGCCCATACAAATGCAAAAATTCAGGCACTTGCACAGTGGCGAGAGTCCTCTTTATTGACCGATTTGGAAAAGGCGGCATTGCATTATGCGGAGCAAATGACGCAAGTAAATCAGGAGATTGATGATGAGTGTTTTAATCATTTAAGACATTACTTTGATGAGAAAACAATGATTGAATTAACGGCCTTAATTGCTTTTCAAAATATGTCCAGTAAATTTAATAGCGCATTGGGCATTGCCCCACAGGGATTTTGTAATAAACCTACGGAACAGTGA
- the msrB gene encoding peptide-methionine (R)-S-oxide reductase MsrB, with protein sequence MNNHSIIFLTLLILSWSAQAVPVFDKTKRLQELTPLQYEVTQKNATEKAFDNPYWNNKQPGIYVDIVSGEPLFSTTDQYSSGTGWPSFTKPLDEQYITRHKERYLLFLTHTEIRSKYADSHLGHVFKDGPQPMGLRYCINSAALEFIPKEQMAARGYGAYLYLFEKRTDHV encoded by the coding sequence ATGAACAATCATAGCATTATCTTTTTGACACTACTCATTCTTTCCTGGTCAGCACAGGCAGTACCGGTGTTTGATAAAACAAAGCGCTTGCAGGAGTTAACGCCGTTGCAATATGAGGTAACACAAAAAAATGCAACCGAGAAAGCCTTTGATAATCCTTACTGGAATAATAAACAACCAGGTATTTACGTAGACATTGTCTCAGGAGAGCCTTTATTTAGTACAACGGACCAATATTCTTCTGGTACAGGTTGGCCAAGTTTTACCAAACCCCTTGACGAGCAATATATAACGCGGCATAAGGAAAGATATTTATTGTTTCTGACACACACCGAAATCCGCTCAAAGTATGCCGACTCTCATTTAGGGCATGTCTTTAAAGATGGACCTCAACCAATGGGCTTGCGCTATTGTATTAATTCGGCAGCCCTGGAATTTATACCCAAAGAGCAAATGGCTGCTCGTGGTTATGGTGCCTATTTGTATTTATTCGAAAAAAGGACTGATCATGTTTGA
- a CDS encoding CDP-alcohol phosphatidyltransferase family protein — protein sequence MIEQGMRYYYQALLVDPPATWLQHRISPNSMTCLSGIVGILVLPALWFNHIILAIGLLLLSGYCDTLDGTIARFSQQTSAWGSVLDIMMDRVVEFVVVFALWSIDPISRSLWGMLMLGSMLLCITSFLVVGIFTENHSHKGFHYSPGIMERAEAFLFFIAMMLWPTVFGFLAAVFSALVAMTALIRLYQFYVQTTKGLC from the coding sequence ATGATTGAACAAGGAATGCGTTATTATTATCAAGCGCTTTTAGTTGATCCGCCAGCCACGTGGTTACAACATCGTATTTCACCGAATTCCATGACCTGTTTATCTGGTATAGTGGGCATCCTGGTTTTACCCGCCTTATGGTTTAATCATATTATTCTGGCGATAGGTTTGCTTTTATTATCGGGTTATTGCGATACACTCGATGGCACTATTGCACGCTTTAGCCAGCAAACCAGTGCTTGGGGAAGCGTGTTGGATATTATGATGGATCGTGTGGTGGAGTTTGTGGTGGTTTTTGCCTTGTGGAGTATTGACCCCATATCACGAAGTTTGTGGGGTATGCTGATGTTGGGCAGCATGCTTTTATGCATCACCAGTTTTCTTGTCGTCGGTATTTTTACTGAAAATCATTCTCATAAGGGATTCCACTATAGCCCGGGAATCATGGAGCGTGCTGAAGCATTTTTATTTTTTATAGCCATGATGTTATGGCCAACGGTGTTTGGTTTTCTCGCGGCCGTATTTAGTGCGTTGGTGGCGATGACGGCGTTGATAAGGCTTTACCAATTTTATGTTCAAACGACAAAAGGACTCTGTTAA
- a CDS encoding transporter substrate-binding domain-containing protein, with translation MKKSFYVILIFFTNCLAANATIKIGTPIYDPPYAVYGKISGVSGADINLMNIICNRLGWDCEYVPMKYDQLLSALDENKIDFAIGALIIPEEKQNKYIYTLPYMISQAGFLTMTTSPIHSIKSCKISV, from the coding sequence ATGAAAAAAAGCTTTTATGTTATTTTAATTTTCTTTACAAATTGTCTTGCAGCGAATGCTACCATCAAAATCGGTACACCTATTTATGACCCTCCTTACGCAGTATATGGCAAAATTAGCGGCGTTTCAGGCGCAGATATTAATTTAATGAATATCATATGCAATCGCCTCGGGTGGGATTGTGAATATGTGCCTATGAAATATGACCAGTTACTCTCCGCTTTGGATGAAAATAAAATTGATTTTGCGATAGGTGCTTTGATTATCCCCGAAGAGAAACAAAATAAATATATTTACACCTTACCTTATATGATTTCTCAGGCGGGGTTTTTAACCATGACCACCAGCCCCATTCATAGCATAAAGAGTTGCAAAATAAGCGTGTAG
- a CDS encoding TVP38/TMEM64 family protein: MQVFLSFMVIYIVLVAISVPGATILTMTAGFLFGPVLGLLAVVISATIGALIVFLAVDLALREWIANKTSQWIKVMEKGFQENAFSYLLFLRLIPLFPFWILNIVPALLGISKRSFVLATCLGILPGSLVYVMVGDGIGHLIDTHQKPDFSLIYDPKILLPMMALAFLLLLPVLYKQFKKQEHKS, encoded by the coding sequence ATGCAGGTTTTTTTGAGTTTCATGGTTATTTATATTGTTTTAGTGGCTATTTCGGTTCCTGGTGCTACCATTTTAACGATGACTGCCGGGTTTTTGTTTGGTCCGGTTCTAGGTTTACTTGCAGTTGTCATTAGTGCGACCATCGGAGCATTGATTGTTTTTTTAGCGGTGGATTTAGCGCTGCGCGAGTGGATTGCCAATAAAACCAGTCAATGGATTAAAGTCATGGAAAAAGGATTCCAAGAAAATGCATTTTCTTATTTATTATTTTTGCGTCTAATTCCCTTATTTCCATTTTGGATTCTTAATATTGTTCCGGCCTTGTTAGGGATATCTAAGCGCTCTTTTGTGTTAGCAACCTGTCTTGGCATTCTCCCTGGAAGTCTTGTATACGTCATGGTGGGGGATGGGATAGGCCATCTGATTGATACGCATCAAAAACCCGATTTTTCTCTTATCTATGATCCAAAAATCCTACTGCCCATGATGGCTTTGGCATTTTTGTTATTACTGCCAGTTTTGTATAAGCAATTTAAAAAGCAAGAGCATAAATCATGA
- a CDS encoding type I secretion system permease/ATPase, which translates to MNENKKTLGELLNASYSAFGYAIGFSCLVNLLMLTAPIYMLQVFDRVLPSQSSDTLVYLTIIAILAIIVYGILDIARAQVLTRVSWWIDNKLSPIALAKSLDHTLLGGSYAAQSLADITTLRQFLSSPSIYAFFDAPWIIIFLIVIFLLSFPLGIIATLGAIVLLSLAILNEKVSRKPLEQANTLHMNNQESISNSIRQAECIQAMGMMSPIVSKWLHNNEAVLAMQCTASDRSGIVLSFSKSIRLILQILILGVGAYYVINGELTSGAMLAASIIMGRALAPAEQAIGAWKQAINALQAYRRLQHYLSQPETRPPEILLPKPQGRIDVNNLLYIPAGAKKPVIQGVQFTLMPGESLGIIGPSGSGKSTLARLLVGIWPPTNGTVRLDGANIYTWNRQDIGNHVGYLPQDTLLFKGSVKENIARMDKIEDAKIISAAQFVGVHDMILHLSHGYDTDTSRYHLSGGQAQRIALARAFYGSPALVVLDEPESNLDQEGLAALELIYKNAQKSGITIIVVSQRPMLMKHCNKVLVMRDGHMERFGLYAEIIR; encoded by the coding sequence ATGAATGAAAACAAGAAAACACTGGGGGAATTATTAAATGCAAGTTACAGTGCATTTGGATACGCCATAGGATTTAGTTGCCTCGTTAATCTCTTGATGTTGACAGCACCTATTTACATGTTACAAGTTTTTGATCGTGTCTTACCCAGTCAGAGCAGTGATACTCTTGTTTATTTAACAATCATCGCCATTCTGGCGATCATAGTCTATGGCATATTAGACATTGCGCGTGCGCAAGTATTAACGCGAGTCAGTTGGTGGATTGACAACAAATTAAGTCCTATAGCCTTGGCGAAAAGCCTTGATCATACCCTCTTGGGAGGTTCTTACGCTGCACAGTCTCTGGCAGACATCACTACTCTCAGACAATTTTTAAGCAGTCCTAGTATTTATGCTTTTTTTGACGCACCCTGGATCATTATTTTTCTTATTGTTATTTTTTTATTGTCTTTTCCCTTGGGGATCATTGCTACCCTGGGCGCCATAGTTTTATTATCTCTTGCCATCCTGAATGAAAAGGTATCACGCAAACCCTTAGAACAAGCCAATACCCTACATATGAATAATCAAGAATCCATCAGCAATAGCATCAGACAAGCTGAATGCATCCAAGCGATGGGGATGATGTCGCCCATTGTCAGTAAATGGTTGCACAATAATGAGGCTGTTCTGGCCATGCAATGCACAGCAAGCGATCGTTCAGGAATAGTACTTAGTTTTTCCAAATCCATTCGTTTGATCCTGCAGATTTTAATTCTTGGTGTAGGCGCCTATTATGTCATTAATGGTGAGCTGACGAGCGGTGCAATGCTGGCGGCATCCATTATCATGGGGCGTGCTCTAGCGCCGGCAGAACAAGCGATTGGTGCCTGGAAACAAGCCATCAATGCTTTGCAGGCCTATCGACGTCTACAACATTATCTGAGTCAACCAGAAACCAGACCCCCCGAGATTTTATTACCAAAACCACAAGGCCGAATTGATGTAAATAACCTATTGTATATTCCGGCAGGAGCAAAAAAACCAGTCATTCAAGGCGTGCAATTTACCCTAATGCCGGGTGAAAGTTTGGGTATTATTGGACCATCCGGTTCTGGTAAGTCCACATTAGCCCGATTATTAGTCGGTATATGGCCTCCCACCAATGGTACGGTTCGTTTGGATGGCGCTAATATTTATACTTGGAATAGACAAGATATAGGCAATCACGTGGGGTATTTACCACAAGACACACTATTATTTAAGGGAAGCGTTAAAGAAAATATAGCTCGTATGGATAAAATTGAAGATGCCAAAATCATTTCCGCTGCTCAATTTGTTGGAGTGCATGATATGATTTTGCATCTTAGCCATGGGTATGATACTGATACTAGTCGTTATCATTTATCAGGAGGACAAGCCCAACGAATCGCTCTCGCCCGCGCCTTTTATGGTTCCCCTGCACTGGTTGTCCTTGATGAGCCTGAAAGTAACTTGGATCAGGAGGGTTTGGCTGCTCTTGAATTAATCTATAAAAATGCCCAAAAATCCGGTATCACAATCATTGTCGTCTCTCAGCGTCCCATGCTGATGAAACATTGTAATAAGGTCCTGGTCATGCGTGACGGCCACATGGAAAGATTCGGACTTTATGCGGAGATCATACGATAA